A window of the Streptomyces griseochromogenes genome harbors these coding sequences:
- a CDS encoding alkaline phosphatase family protein, whose product MSQLASWDHPEPLSLDTAPLPEYGTGSLADLLPTLAAGLGVPGTTATITELTPADRVCVFLVDGLGWEQLRAHPDEAPFLTSLLPGSRGGTGRPLTAGYPATTATSLASVGTGLPPGAHGLPGYTARNPATGELMNQLRWQPYTDPRPWQPYPTVFQLAHEAGVHAAQVSSPAFEHTPLTKIALSGGTFHGRLTGEERMDLAAEQLAAGDRSLVYTYYAELDGAGHRYGVASDTWRGQLMYVDRLAQRLAEQLPPRSALYVTADHGMVDIPFDEQHRIDFDEDWELRAGVALLGGEGRARHVYAVPGAEYDVLTVWREVLGEQFWVASRDEAIAAGWFGRPGECDERVYARIGDVVAAAHDDVLIIASEREPKESSLVGNHGSMTPAEQLVPLLEVRS is encoded by the coding sequence GAACCGCTCTCGCTCGACACCGCGCCGCTGCCCGAGTACGGCACCGGTTCGCTCGCCGACCTGCTGCCCACGCTGGCCGCCGGCCTCGGCGTCCCCGGTACGACCGCAACGATCACGGAACTGACCCCGGCCGACCGGGTCTGTGTCTTCCTGGTCGACGGGCTCGGCTGGGAGCAGCTCAGGGCGCACCCCGACGAGGCGCCCTTCCTGACCTCGCTGCTGCCCGGATCGCGCGGCGGCACCGGACGCCCGCTCACCGCCGGCTACCCGGCGACCACCGCGACCTCCCTCGCCTCGGTCGGCACCGGCCTGCCGCCGGGCGCCCACGGCCTGCCGGGCTACACGGCGCGCAACCCGGCCACCGGCGAGCTGATGAACCAGCTCCGCTGGCAGCCGTACACGGACCCGCGCCCCTGGCAGCCGTACCCCACGGTCTTCCAGCTGGCCCACGAGGCCGGCGTGCACGCCGCCCAGGTGTCCTCGCCCGCCTTCGAGCACACCCCGCTGACCAAGATCGCGCTCAGCGGCGGCACCTTCCACGGCCGGCTGACCGGCGAGGAGCGCATGGACCTCGCGGCCGAGCAACTGGCCGCCGGTGACCGCTCCCTCGTCTACACGTACTACGCCGAACTGGACGGCGCCGGGCACCGCTACGGCGTCGCCTCCGACACCTGGCGCGGCCAGCTCATGTACGTCGACCGGCTCGCCCAGCGCCTCGCCGAGCAGCTGCCGCCGCGCAGCGCGCTGTACGTCACCGCCGACCACGGCATGGTCGACATCCCGTTCGACGAGCAGCACCGCATCGACTTCGACGAGGACTGGGAGCTGCGTGCCGGCGTCGCCCTGCTCGGCGGGGAGGGGCGGGCGCGGCATGTGTACGCCGTGCCGGGCGCCGAGTACGACGTACTGACCGTCTGGCGCGAGGTGCTCGGCGAGCAGTTCTGGGTGGCCTCGCGGGACGAGGCGATCGCGGCGGGCTGGTTCGGACGGCCCGGTGAGTGCGACGAGCGCGTGTACGCGCGCATCGGGGACGTGGTCGCGGCCGCGCACGACGACGTCCTGATCATCGCCTCCGAGCGGGAGCCCAAGGAGTCGTCGCTGGTCGGCAACCACGGCTCGATGACCCCTGCCGAGCAGCTGGTACCGCTGCTCGAAGTACGCTCCTGA
- a CDS encoding thymidine kinase has protein sequence MSELVFFSGTMDCGKSTLALQIEHNRSARGLVGVIFTRNDRAGEGKLSSRLGLVTDAVEVEEGQDLYVYLVEHLSQGGRADYVIADEAQFLAPEQIDQLARVVDDLGMDVYAFGITTDFRSKLFPGSQRLVELADRIEVLQVEALCWCGARATHNARTIGGAMVVEGAQVVVGDVNHAAGEVGYEVLCRRHHRRRMTAASARAAVLSPDVLPVSTA, from the coding sequence ATGTCCGAGCTGGTGTTCTTCTCCGGAACGATGGACTGCGGGAAGTCCACGCTGGCTCTGCAGATCGAGCACAACCGCTCCGCGCGCGGCCTGGTCGGCGTGATCTTCACCCGGAACGACCGGGCCGGCGAGGGAAAGCTGTCCTCCCGGCTGGGCCTGGTCACCGATGCGGTGGAGGTCGAGGAGGGCCAGGATCTGTACGTGTACCTGGTCGAGCACCTCTCCCAGGGCGGGCGCGCGGACTATGTGATCGCGGACGAGGCACAGTTCCTCGCGCCCGAGCAGATAGACCAGCTCGCGCGCGTGGTGGACGACCTCGGCATGGACGTCTACGCCTTCGGGATCACCACCGACTTCCGTTCCAAGCTCTTCCCGGGCTCCCAGCGGCTGGTGGAGCTGGCCGACCGCATCGAGGTGCTCCAGGTCGAGGCGCTGTGCTGGTGCGGCGCCCGCGCCACGCACAACGCCCGCACGATAGGCGGCGCGATGGTGGTGGAGGGCGCCCAGGTGGTCGTCGGCGACGTCAACCACGCCGCGGGCGAGGTCGGCTACGAGGTGCTGTGCCGCCGCCACCACCGGCGCCGGATGACCGCCGCCTCGGCCCGCGCGGCGGTCCTGTCCCCGGACGTGCTGCCGGTGTCCACGGCCTGA
- a CDS encoding VOC family protein, whose translation MTEARESAGPHARRAPGTPCWVSLMAHGLAATEEFYEALFGWEFRPGPHQFGPYVRALLDGHEVAGIGQLPPDRRLPVAWTPYLASDDVDHTADTVRLCGGTVAVGPLDAAEAGRMAIASDPSGAVFGICQGTAHLGTAISGVPGTPAWNELLTFETESVVKFYETVFGYEEEPLLSAGFDYVTLRVAGHPVAGVHGVGHGLPRDRGSHWLTYFEVADADRTLRQAAELGGRVLRAAHDSEHGRVGTVTDPEGAVFSVIQNPA comes from the coding sequence ATGACCGAGGCACGGGAGTCGGCCGGCCCGCACGCACGGCGCGCGCCCGGCACGCCCTGCTGGGTGAGCCTGATGGCGCACGGGCTGGCCGCGACCGAGGAGTTCTACGAGGCGCTGTTCGGCTGGGAGTTCCGGCCGGGCCCGCATCAGTTCGGCCCCTATGTGCGGGCGCTGCTGGACGGGCACGAGGTGGCGGGCATCGGCCAGCTGCCGCCGGACCGTCGGCTGCCGGTCGCCTGGACGCCCTACCTCGCCTCGGACGACGTGGACCATACGGCCGACACGGTACGGCTGTGCGGCGGCACGGTGGCCGTCGGTCCGCTGGACGCGGCCGAGGCCGGGCGGATGGCCATCGCCTCCGACCCCTCCGGAGCGGTGTTCGGGATCTGTCAGGGCACGGCGCACCTCGGCACGGCGATCAGCGGCGTCCCCGGCACACCGGCCTGGAACGAACTGCTCACCTTCGAGACCGAGAGCGTCGTCAAGTTCTACGAGACCGTGTTCGGGTACGAGGAGGAGCCGCTGCTGTCCGCCGGCTTCGACTATGTGACCCTGCGCGTAGCCGGCCATCCGGTGGCCGGTGTCCATGGGGTCGGCCATGGGCTGCCCCGGGACCGCGGATCGCACTGGCTGACGTACTTCGAGGTCGCGGACGCCGACCGGACCCTGCGGCAGGCCGCCGAGCTGGGTGGCCGGGTGCTCAGGGCGGCCCACGACAGCGAGCACGGCCGGGTCGGCACGGTGACGGATCCGGAGGGAGCGGTCTTCTCGGTGATCCAGAACCCGGCCTGA